ATAGCTAATATGCTCTCTTATCAACAATCCGTTTGGCATCATCAGGAATGGCACCCTTGGCAACAAACTCCATGTGGTCAAACCTTACCTTACATACATCCCTGAAACTCTTATCCAGAGCACCCTTCAACTTCTCCTTATCAATAGCTGAGCTCACCACCAAGCTCATCTCTGCCTTTGTCGCACCGACACGCTTCGTATATGCATCGGCAAGCTCAACCATAAGAATCATCTCATCCCTATGCTGAGGACGAGTGACCACCAGCTGATACCGTCGAACCTCAGGAAATTTAGAAATCGCTTCATCCGTCTGCTTGGGATGGACAAACATCCCCCTCACCCTGACAGCCGCACCAGACCTCCCCATAATCTTCGGTAACCTGGGGGTTGTTCTCCCACAAGCACAGGGCTCATCATCAAACATAGATAAGTCACCAGTGCCAAACCGAATCAAGGGATAAACTTCGTCAAACGGCGTGACTACCACCTCACCCTCCTCACCAGGACCAAGCTGCTCCCCCGTCACTGGATCCACTATCTCAACTATGGCATCAGCAGTAATGTGCATACCGCACTGCTTATCACAACCTGTAGCTACAGTACCAATATCAGCCGTAGCATAAGAATCTCCACCCATACACATGATGCCGTATTTCTCCTGAAACATCTTCCGTAGTGGATCACCACCCATTTCCCCACCCACCATAGCAAACTTTAAGTTGAAGTCCTTCTTGAAATCATAGCCCATCTCCTCAGCCTTATCTATAATAATCTTCAGAAAACTGGGAGTGCCAACGAAACCATGTACTTTAAGGTCATGCATAATCTGCACTTGCAGCTCAGTGTTTCCTGTACCTGAGGGAACAACGGTAAACCCCAGACTCCTAAGTAACTGGTCAACCCCCAAGCCAGCAGGCGTTATGTGATACGACCACGTATTCATTACTATCTGCCCCTTGCCAATGTCTGACCCCAACCCACCTGGGCCAAAACCTCTCTTGCGTTGCGGGTCGTAGATAGGGCCTGGCGATTGATATATCCTCTCCAGACTGTCAATGGGCACAGCAAGATAGCCACCAAAGGGAGGATTCTCCTTCTGAAGGGCGATCAGGTCATCCTTTCTTAACATCGGAATCTTTTCCAAATCCTTAACACTACGAATGTCCTTAGGCT
This region of Chloroflexota bacterium genomic DNA includes:
- a CDS encoding phenylacetate--CoA ligase, whose amino-acid sequence is MEKKESRPLPHELERMPPKERQGYLEERMREIIAYAYERAPAVKERFDKAGVKPKDIRSVKDLEKIPMLRKDDLIALQKENPPFGGYLAVPIDSLERIYQSPGPIYDPQRKRGFGPGGLGSDIGKGQIVMNTWSYHITPAGLGVDQLLRSLGFTVVPSGTGNTELQVQIMHDLKVHGFVGTPSFLKIIIDKAEEMGYDFKKDFNLKFAMVGGEMGGDPLRKMFQEKYGIMCMGGDSYATADIGTVATGCDKQCGMHITADAIVEIVDPVTGEQLGPGEEGEVVVTPFDEVYPLIRFGTGDLSMFDDEPCACGRTTPRLPKIMGRSGAAVRVRGMFVHPKQTDEAISKFPEVRRYQLVVTRPQHRDEMILMVELADAYTKRVGATKAEMSLVVSSAIDKEKLKGALDKSFRDVCKVRFDHMEFVAKGAIPDDAKRIVDKRAY